Within the Gossypium raimondii isolate GPD5lz chromosome 12, ASM2569854v1, whole genome shotgun sequence genome, the region CCAACCGCCCACTCATATgtaatatggtatatttaccatattaGTCCATATACTTTCATTCAtgaagtcatttaatcactcaaatcaaatagcgatcaaattttcatcttttacaatttagtccttttaattaattaatcatcgaaacgttaaaatttttcaatgaaactttaataacaccttaatgacacttcttaaatatttataaaaatatttatggcccgtttatagaaacgaggtcccgatatctcattttttaaaaccatttgaacttaataaatcacttatataacataatttatcaaataaaaaacctttttaaaaccatatttgactcataagtattaaataataatatatacgAACTTACTCCTCATATTTGCTGGCCCCAAAACCAttgaaaaacgggctgttatagCCCTATAGCTCATTTTTAGCTAAATCACAATATAAccacatatattatttatttaaattcatatatatacaaatttgtctcaatggtattaaattttacattatctGAATTATTTACTAACTTGTGATTTGTAACCCCTATTAACCTAATTCAAACTCGGACGGATACTCGGATTGCCCAACCAACTCACCAAACTAGCACCGAAATATCTCACCAAATAAACTGAAATAAGGTAAACTTGCACATATGTGCATATTGGTGTTCGAAGTGCATCCTGGCACACAAAGAACATAATTTCATACTCAAtccaatcctatgacatgccaactatatccaacacAGCCCGAACAGCTAATAGGGTACCATATTCAActcattacaatttagtacaattacCATTTATCAAACATATTCACTATCATAACTCATTTCATTAACATATCATGTCTAATTCATGtcaatcaatatatattttggcTCAATTCCATAACACATATCATAGTTCAATCAATTAATgctattttacattttattcactttaacCCTCTATTCTGGCAATTCACATTCAAGCTCAATCCAATAGTTTAATTTATCACTAAATACTCACCTTGACActtgaatatgaaaataaaatgaaaatgcaatCAATTAAAATGTCCTTAAATCGTAAATGTACAAACCGAGATTTTGCAGGTCACTCATAGACCATTTtcgcttttcctttccctctcgatGATTTGATCTTCTCATTAgctacaaaaaattataaaaaatatcatattatcaAATTCCagccaaatcaaaatcaaataccaaatttcacgtatttttaatttattcaatttagtccctaaaatcgagacaaacataactttcaatttagaGTATCGGATTAGAATCCAATTTCACAAAAACTCATTAAGGACCCTTTATTTTATCcttacaaaaattaatcaaaatattgcattatttggtccctaatgtacgAAATTAATAACTAAGATTTACgggtttttacaaaatattattaaaaaataaaatttaccaaaatattacaacttttttttatttatcaaaatattacaacttttttttatttaccaaaatatataaacttttttattatttaccaaaatatataaaaaaacaaaaaaaaacagaacctgcaaaaaaaaaaaatcagaatgaTGTGACAATTTACTGGTCACGCCAATGGTATTGgtggcaccaaaggtgccaaaaccattggcggcaccaatggtgccaatgccattggcggcaccactCGTATTATAAATACGACCTCTACCCAGGtgaagagagaaaaatcaaaaaaaaaaagctgaagagagaaaattaaaaaaaaagaagagttggcgcggaaaagaagagaaaaaggaggtatttttttaaaaataattgattatattattgttattattttgtatattttgtaatattttttgttgtagtttagttattaagattaataaaactcaaaataaaagtattagttagtattattattattattattattattattgttgttgttgttgttgttgttgttgttgttgttgttagttattattattatggttacttattattttatttacgaaaataaactagttagtaaaaattagtattattattatagttagtttttttagtaaaattaataattttagtgtgtattattttgagtataaaattattaatattattcgtagtataaaattaataattttagtgtgtattattttgtgtattattgtgagtataattttttaagtaattgaTTCTGTTCGAgatttttatgagattttatttttttgatgattaaatattgaagatggatgctaagtttcttgtatgcgtttatttcaatggagtcatattgacaacaagtgttggatgtgtatttgaatgtcggcaacaaatagcaatgagatttaatagaaatgtatcgtttgatgaaatgaaggcaaggattaatgcaaaaatccatagacgttgtgggagaatgatatcaaaaattttctacaagtttccagtttcgacaaaCCCGGTCAAATTcgtcgaaatggaacttgtagacgacgaaGATGTGGAGACAATGTCGATCTGTACTGTGGGAATGGGAGTGAgaagaatgcaccgattcacttatttgctgagttagttggtatggagcaaaatgcaTCTGATAAAGAAGACGGGGCTGAAGAACCgcggatggtggctccaatatcatacgttgatagtgaacTATGGGTGGGATTGGTATCGACCTGAATTTTACACCCGATGTTGAcatggttggtggtgaagaagaatgTGCCGTcgaagaagaaggtggtggcgatcattgggatgaagaggtcgatagtgacgcTGATCCCGATTtggacgatgtacctgatgatattgacgCTGAAGATGAAGGCATTTTTGGTTGTTCGGTCGGGGAGCAGATGCGgcgtattgtgatacacaataatcttgggccacacatgtcgctcatagatCCCGACGCAGCCTATGTATCTGAGTTTCCAGAGTACCCTGAAATATATCATGCTCACGGGCAGGCCGTAACATCTGATGATGATgagttattcataggccagagattcaGTTGCAAAGAAGATTGCGTATATGCCATTAAACGGTACAGCATGAAGATATCGGTGGATTATAAAGTCTCCGTGTCTACTCCGACAACatatgttggggagtgttggaagcgcggaaggctgcaattggtACGTACTGTTGCATTCATTAGAAGTTCTCggatgtgggagatacgaaaatttgttggtcctcatacatgcacatcaacacgtatgacagaagatcatagaaaacttgattcgaaaactatttgtacgtgtatcatgccaattATGAAGGATATGCCAACCATTAGAGTTTCAGTACTCATTGCGGAAAtacaagcacgattccagtatcgagtctcatatcggaaggcatgggtagctaaacagatggcgatGGAGCAACTGTATGGGGATTACGATTCGTCGTATAACGAGCTTCAATGTTGGATAGCTGCTATGCGGGAGTACGTACCGGGGACTGTGATTGAGTTGCAGACTAGTCCATCTTACGGCCCGGATGAGCAGTTAGAGCCGGCAAAAaggattttccatcggatgttctggacgttcgatccatgtgtgcgggcatttccccactgcaagccacttgtgcaggtggatgggacctggctgtatggaaaatatacacgAATCGCTTATTGCGCTTGCTCAAGACGATAATGaacgtgctcccgatagcatttgctatcgtagataaagagaacatggagtcttgggaattcttcctgACAAAtctgcggaggtatgttattaggaacgataacatttgcatcatctccgatagagggaagggtttaattgcagctATTAGGCGTTCCGGTGTGCCGTGGAGATCTGTTTACTGCATTCATCACATTGCGTCCAACTTCCATAAAGATTATAAGAACGtagactggaagagacaagtcgtggcaatggataaatgataaccttatattttcaatataaccTGTAATGTTTGATTTTATCCACTCGTCAGCACTTATTTTTCGTTATCGTGTATGCTGCGTCTgagttagagccacatattttcCGGCAAAGAATGACCCGACTTGAGACTGACATGGAGGGGCAGACAAACACATCTTTTCGACAATGGTTGCGCATAATGGAGCCGTGGCAGTGGGCTCAAAGTgttgacgagggctttcgttatggccacatgaccacaaacttagtcgAGGGGATCAACGCAGTCTTGTTGAAAACACATCATCTTCCGATTGCATCGGtattttctgctactttctaCAGGCTGGCCactttgatgccaagaatgggtcagcagcAAGTCGACCAGATTCAGGCGGGACATGTGATTGTTAAACATGTGAGGGATGTAATGGTCATAAACCGTCGGTTGGCGAGGTCAATGAACGTGGAAATATATTCACGACGACTGGAAACGTTTCGAGTTACTGAGAACATCGGTCGTCGACCtaggtcctacggagttgatctccgGAACAGACGGTGCGAGTGCAGGAAGTTCGAAACACTTCATTACCCCTGTGCGCATGTCGTGGCAGCGTGTGCTAAAGTCAACATTGCTGCTGAacaatatgtcgatgatgtgtacacgctGGAGCGCACATTGCGTGTCTGGGAGAATAAGTTCCCCGTCCTACCGGACCTATCTACGTGGGAGGTGTCGCCAATCACTTTTCGGCCTCCGATACggcatccatataaactgcatgaGTAATAACATTGTAACGAGTTAGACCGATAACATGTGAGTAACATATAGAAATACCATGTatgtcatgaatattagaatagaaACTGACCCCTTCCCGGGCATGCTGTTCAATCCTCATGCGGTATATCGGGACATCACTCGACTTTCCGATTCCTAGACGGGTCGTCCACCTACCAAAAAAAGTACAGGGTTTAGGGTACACATTACTTAATATattatgactacaaataatgacaatttttattttatcacctGAGTGGCAGTGGATATAGATAGGGTTGGTGACTAAAGCGTGCCAAAAATGGCATCCGATAGGGCCCATAACTGCAGCAGTATCAGGCATCCGCCGATGTCTTTAACTTGCGGCTCTGTCTCCCGACAAAGCTCCTTGTACAACGTTGCTAGAACGGCGAAACCCCAACTATACGACCTAGCAGTGGACAAATCAGCCAGCAGGGGCAAGTACACAAATGGACACTGTCGCCGTTCGCATCAGGCATGAGTAGTGCCCCTATcatatgcatgatgtacgctcgAGCAGCGCACATCAACTCACCTTCACTGGCGGTCGCTGATAGTcgacaaattttttttcttagccatgtaaattttattgtggaaaaatatttatcacCGTCCTCTGGTGACTCTCCGAGGAGTTGATAGCAAACCGCAGCCGGATCGGTTAATGAAGATAGTCCCGTAACGGGACTCCCGTCAACTGGGAGCCCAAGCTGCACTGCAACGTCCTCTAACGTCACTGTGCACTCCCCGCACGGAAAATGGAAAGTAAGGGTCTCCGGACGCCACCGCTCCACTAGCGCGGATAATAAATCAAATCGCAAGTCGGACGACCGGATCAATGCTACTGACCCAAATCTGGCTAGCTCCAGGTACGGCATAAATCGTGCATCCGGAGCTATCTTTAAAACACTCACGCGGCCCCTTAATACTCGGTACGATTCCTGATAGTGTTGAATAACAGAAACAATATTACGATtgcataatttatttctatatactgtgtatatcctttttaaataaatagaactcctgattaacaaataataaatcataccaCGTTATTAGCCGCATCAGATATATGTTCATCGTTTCCAATCAATCGAGCCATTGCGATGcctgcaagttgaaaaaaaagttagtaaaaaaatctaacttcggccatttattcttatttttttctgcgcattttattcctttaaaaatatcataattcctaattttatatttttacattctttcagtgcataatgtttgaaatttattaatcgagtgtgttatttaaattaatttgctgtaaaaaattaacccttaccCCTGCCCTTTGCTCgtataattttctcaatttttattactttaaataataaaatattattcaaagatattttattgttttaaattattttagtacattttctttgaaatattttgtattaattgtttcaattttaaaaattagtaataCACTCTTACTTCTACCATTTGTTAgtattttttctccgcattttattactttaaaaatatcattaacttagtcttttataattttacattatttcattgcataatgtttgaaatttattaataaataaggaaGGATTAAAAGTAATTACCCACATATTGGTACCGCCTTTTATTCCCTCCATAACCATTTTTTCCTCTATtcttttggtaaataaaataaaactttataatattttggtaaattttttaatattttggtaaataaccCGAAATAAACCCTTTCCCCGCCTTTggtcgtattattatttttccgattttattactttcaataaaactatattcttttctatcttattattttatattatttcactacatttttccaattatttgtataaattatttctgaatttttacaAACATTTACTAATCTGATCTTACTTCGCCATTTATTCGTAACTTTTTatccatattattattttaaaaaatcgtaatttttattttataattttacattatttcaatttattatgttttacatttattcatgtacatttttgcattttttccgcattttattatttccgataaatatacaattctcgttttttcttttagtattttatgttttcttaaacatacttctttgtcatttttcttttaatgctattttcctaaaattttaatttcaaattcataagtaaattccataaaaaaattccctaatcaacatacaatttactttaactttttttcattctaaatatatttcataaaatatatatgccaaataaaataataaaataactgtAATGTacattacataaattttaaacacacaaatattacaaaaaattcaaatttataaataaaattacctttttttcctttttttttcctttcttccctcttcttcttcttttttttctcttctcctttccctttctttccttctttctttcttttttcttctcttctccttttcttcttctttctttccttttttctcttctgCCTCCACCACCGACCCCCCCACAAAACCAactggtgccgccaatggtattggcaccattggtgccgccaatggttttggcacctttggtgccacCAATACCATTGGCGTGACCAGTAAATTGTCACAtcattctgattttttttgcaggttctatttttttttgtttttttgatatattttggtaaataataaaaaagtttatatattttggtaaataaaaaaatttgtaatattttggtaaataaaaaaaagttgtaatattttggtaaatttttatttttttaataatatttttgtaaaaaaccctaagatttacaatttagtccttttcataaactaagcttaattcctaacaatttaacacctaaatcattcaattcTCAACTATGCAAACTTTCTAAAACgctaacaattttacaaattggtacatgggctagctaaatcaagctccaatgattcaatttccataaaaatcaaagaaaaaatggCTAGGGACTTGCTGGAAATTAAGGTTAAAAAGCTTGAAACCCTACAATAGCGTCCTcccttttttgtttcaaattttcaaacaattggAGAAGATGAAATTCATCTCTCCTCccattatttcatatatatatacttgattaAAAgctaattagttttattaattaggttttagttaatttaaaccttaattaCATGAACTAATTAACATCCATCATGTCGTCCactaacatatatttaaaataggttTATTTTCTATTTGGTCATTTggttaattactatttaagtccCCAACtcttaatctaattaaaatttatagcgattaaacttttacaatttagtccctaagccatAATTACTCACAATTTTGGTTAAATCActtaatgaattttcaattcaacaatataataactccataaatatatttattacatatttacaaaCTCGATTTACAAAATGGGGTATCGAAACTGCCTTTTATAACACATAACCTAATCTTGACCTTTCAATAACTTTTTCAAACTTTGACAGTTTTTCAAACTAGTCCCttagttagctagattaagctacaacgatctgaaaaacataaaatttatgaaaaaacgACTAAAGAAATGCTTACATGTAAGGTGAACACTTGACAGAACCTTTGAGCTCTATAAACAATAGTGTTTCGGTGGGAGAAAGCAAGAAAAAAACAAGATGATgcctttgttttgtttttaactaataatattaatttccacttaagtttaattattataatttaaacattattttaatttagaaaccACCATTTACCATCTAAAACCATATAAACCTATTTATccatattttccatattttccatttaaaaccATCCACTTGTTCATTTAGACCTATTTATCCATATAAACTAATAGTGATTAACTATTGtagtttttacgatttagtccttttccttaattaactatccaaacgtcAAAATTATCAAACCAAACTTTAATACGACACTCTaataaacttgtaaatattaaataaataatacttaTCGACTCACTAGTCGAAATTGTGGTtttaaaaccactatttctagCACCACTAAAAACGGATTGCTATATATAATTCTACCCTTAATGCGCATTTTAACTCCTAATTTGTTTgacacaaaaacataaatttatttaaatgtaaaaaattattaaagacacaaaataacataaaaaattcaaatcaactaaaaaatacaatacataTTAAATacctaaaatacaaa harbors:
- the LOC128035322 gene encoding protein MAINTENANCE OF MERISTEMS-like, coding for MARLIGNDEHISDAANNVESYRVLRGRVSVLKIAPDARFMPYLELARFGSVALIRSSDLRFDLLSALVERWRPETLTFHFPCGECTVTLEDVAVQLGLPVDGSPVTGLSSLTDPAAVCYQLLGESPEDGDKYFSTIKFTWLRKKICRLSATASEGELMCAARAYIMHMIGALLMPDANGDSVHLCTCPCWLICPLLGRIVGVSPF